Proteins from one Romboutsia sp. CE17 genomic window:
- a CDS encoding DUF262 domain-containing protein → MNRITGNPIEINDLFNDRYSVQYYQREYNWGTKQIQELVYDLVNEFMNYYKDGDTQDDVENYGGYFLGPIILTDKNEIIDGQQRLSSLTLLLMYLNNLQKNINTNQINIENLIFTKKFGKKTFCIDVKERKACLEGLYENETYDIENEKNESVINLYNRYKDIEKIFPQELKSDILPLFIEWLIYKVTLIKITTTTEQDAHTVFVTMNDRGLRLTPSEMLKGYLLSEISDDETRNIANKLWQETILELKEIEKDGEADFIKHWIRSQYADSIREGKKVQKIRIMK, encoded by the coding sequence ATGAATAGAATAACAGGTAATCCAATAGAGATAAACGATTTATTTAATGATAGATACAGTGTTCAATACTATCAAAGAGAGTATAACTGGGGAACAAAACAAATACAAGAACTTGTATATGATCTAGTAAATGAATTTATGAATTATTATAAAGATGGAGATACACAAGATGATGTAGAAAATTATGGAGGCTATTTCTTAGGTCCTATAATATTAACTGATAAAAATGAAATAATTGATGGTCAGCAAAGATTATCATCACTTACATTATTATTAATGTATTTAAACAACCTTCAAAAAAATATAAATACAAATCAAATTAATATTGAAAATTTGATATTTACTAAAAAGTTTGGAAAAAAGACTTTTTGTATAGATGTAAAAGAGAGAAAAGCTTGTTTAGAAGGTTTATATGAAAATGAAACTTATGATATAGAGAATGAAAAAAATGAAAGTGTAATAAATTTATATAATAGATATAAGGATATTGAAAAAATATTTCCTCAAGAATTAAAAAGTGATATATTGCCGTTATTTATAGAATGGTTAATATACAAAGTAACTTTAATAAAGATAACAACTACAACAGAGCAAGATGCACATACTGTATTTGTCACTATGAATGATAGAGGTCTTAGATTAACACCATCAGAGATGTTAAAAGGATACTTACTATCAGAAATAAGTGATGATGAAACTAGAAACATTGCTAATAAATTATGGCAAGAGACTATACTTGAGCTTAAGGAAATAGAAAAAGATGGAGAAGCTGATTTTATAAAGCATTGGATAAGAAGTCAATATGCAGACTCTATAAGAGAAGGAAAAAAAGTGCAGAAGATAAGGATTATGAAATAA
- a CDS encoding restriction endonuclease subunit S — MSCKIKDLCIKIGSGGTPSRKNKSYYECGSVKWLKTKELNDTIIYDTEEKITEEALSKSSAKIFPKNTVVMAMYGATVGKLGILGDDISTNQACCNMVLNEKVCNYKFLYYSLIYNRENLINLANGAAQQNLNVGIIGNYEIDRPDLEEQEKIANILSSLDDKIELNNEMNKTLEEMAQALFKRWFVDFEFPNENGEPYKSSDGEMVESELGMIPKGWEVSCIYDLAEYINGTSFKAKDYSDSGLPIIKIAELKNGITEGTKFFAGEKDNKFYLKNKDILFSWSGNPDTSIDTFIWYKGDAILNQHIFKVIPKIEDGYSFIYLMLKHLKTTFTNIARNKQTTGLGHVTVKDLKELKISINYERIKDFAKIAKPIVDKIIENNNNTELITNIRDNLLPKLMSGEIRVK, encoded by the coding sequence ATGAGTTGTAAAATAAAAGATTTATGTATAAAAATAGGAAGTGGAGGAACTCCATCTAGAAAAAATAAATCTTATTATGAATGTGGTAGTGTAAAATGGTTAAAAACTAAAGAGTTAAACGATACGATAATTTATGATACAGAAGAAAAGATAACAGAAGAAGCATTGAGCAAATCATCTGCAAAAATATTCCCTAAAAACACTGTTGTTATGGCTATGTATGGTGCTACAGTGGGTAAATTAGGTATATTAGGAGATGATATATCAACAAATCAAGCTTGTTGCAATATGGTTTTAAATGAAAAAGTATGTAATTATAAGTTTTTATACTATTCTTTAATATATAATAGAGAAAACCTAATTAACCTAGCTAATGGTGCAGCCCAACAAAATCTTAATGTTGGAATAATTGGTAATTATGAAATAGACCGCCCTGATTTAGAAGAACAAGAAAAGATAGCTAATATCTTATCTTCTTTAGATGATAAGATTGAGTTAAATAATGAGATGAACAAGACTTTAGAAGAAATGGCTCAGGCTCTTTTTAAGAGATGGTTTGTTGATTTTGAGTTTCCTAATGAGAATGGAGAACCTTATAAGTCTAGTGATGGTGAGATGGTTGAAAGTGAGCTTGGGATGATTCCTAAGGGATGGGAAGTAAGTTGTATATATGACTTAGCAGAATATATAAATGGAACGTCATTTAAAGCTAAAGATTATTCAGATAGTGGATTGCCTATAATAAAAATAGCAGAATTAAAAAATGGAATAACTGAAGGAACTAAATTTTTTGCTGGTGAAAAAGATAATAAATTTTATCTGAAAAATAAAGATATATTATTTTCATGGTCTGGAAATCCAGATACATCAATAGATACATTTATATGGTATAAAGGTGATGCAATTTTAAATCAACATATATTTAAAGTTATACCGAAGATAGAAGACGGATATTCATTTATTTATTTAATGTTAAAACACTTAAAAACTACATTTACTAATATAGCAAGAAATAAGCAAACTACAGGTTTAGGTCATGTTACAGTTAAGGATTTAAAAGAATTAAAGATATCTATAAATTATGAAAGAATAAAAGATTTTGCTAAAATAGCGAAGCCTATAGTTGATAAAATTATTGAAAATAATAATAATACAGAGTTAATTACCAATATAAGAGATAATCTACTTCCAAAACTTATGAGTGGAGAAATAAGAGTAAAATAA
- a CDS encoding class I SAM-dependent DNA methyltransferase has product MATIGFEEKLWASADKLRNNMDAAEYKHVVLGLIFLKYVSDTFMEKYNELLKEDEEFAEDIDAYLAEGVFWVPEIARWEYIAKHSKQAEIGQVVDNALDAIEKENDSLRGVLPKNYSRPELDKRILGEIIDLFTNINVGGKEGKEKDVLGRVYEYFLGKFAANEGKGGGEFYTPKSIVTLMVEMIEPYKGYVYDPACGSGGMFVQSLKFVEEHSGSAFDISVYGQESNPTTWKLAKMNLAIRGIENNLGSKNADTFHEDLHKNLKADFILANPPFNQSDWGQPLLVDDARWKWGTPPAGNANYGWIEHMLDKLSQKGKAGVVLANGSLSSNTSNEGEIRRKILEDDLVDCIVALPDKLFYTTGIPVCIWFFNRDKKHKGQTLFIDARKMGEMVSRRLRELSDEDIKKIANTYISWQNEENYEDIQGFCKVASIDEIREHDFILTPGRYVGIEEVEDDGEPFEEKMERLTSTLAMQFEKSRELEDEIRRQLGGIGYEL; this is encoded by the coding sequence ATGGCAACAATAGGATTTGAAGAAAAGTTATGGGCAAGTGCCGATAAATTAAGAAATAATATGGATGCAGCAGAATACAAACACGTAGTATTAGGATTAATATTTTTAAAATACGTTTCAGATACATTCATGGAAAAATACAATGAATTACTTAAGGAAGATGAAGAGTTTGCAGAAGATATAGATGCTTACTTAGCAGAAGGAGTATTCTGGGTACCAGAAATAGCTCGTTGGGAATACATAGCAAAACATTCAAAGCAAGCAGAAATAGGACAAGTAGTAGATAATGCACTAGATGCAATAGAAAAAGAAAATGACTCACTAAGAGGAGTATTACCTAAAAATTATTCTAGACCAGAGTTAGATAAGAGAATACTAGGAGAAATAATAGACTTATTCACTAATATAAATGTAGGTGGAAAAGAAGGAAAAGAAAAAGATGTATTAGGTAGAGTTTATGAATATTTCCTAGGAAAATTTGCAGCTAATGAGGGAAAAGGTGGAGGAGAATTCTATACACCAAAATCAATAGTTACACTTATGGTAGAAATGATAGAACCATACAAAGGATATGTATATGACCCTGCTTGTGGAAGTGGAGGTATGTTTGTTCAATCACTTAAATTCGTAGAAGAACATAGTGGAAGTGCTTTTGATATAAGTGTATATGGGCAAGAATCAAACCCTACTACATGGAAATTAGCAAAAATGAACTTAGCTATTAGAGGAATTGAGAATAATTTAGGAAGTAAAAATGCAGATACATTCCATGAAGATTTACATAAGAACTTAAAAGCTGATTTTATATTAGCAAACCCACCATTTAACCAAAGTGATTGGGGACAACCATTACTTGTAGATGATGCTAGATGGAAATGGGGAACACCTCCAGCTGGAAATGCTAACTATGGTTGGATTGAGCATATGCTAGATAAGTTAAGTCAAAAAGGTAAGGCAGGAGTTGTACTTGCTAATGGATCACTTTCTTCTAATACTTCTAATGAAGGTGAGATAAGAAGAAAAATATTAGAAGATGATTTAGTAGATTGTATAGTAGCACTTCCTGATAAGTTATTCTATACTACTGGAATTCCTGTGTGTATATGGTTCTTTAATAGAGATAAAAAACATAAGGGACAAACTTTATTTATAGATGCTCGTAAGATGGGTGAGATGGTAAGTAGAAGGCTAAGAGAGTTAAGTGATGAGGATATTAAAAAAATAGCGAATACTTATATTTCTTGGCAAAATGAAGAAAATTATGAAGATATTCAAGGATTCTGTAAGGTAGCAAGTATTGATGAGATAAGAGAGCATGATTTTATTCTTACTCCTGGTAGATATGTTGGAATTGAGGAAGTAGAAGATGATGGTGAGCCTTTTGAGGAGAAGATGGAAAGACTTACTAGTACTTTAGCGATGCAGTTTGAGAAGTCTAGAGAGCTTGAGGATGAGATAAGAAGACAACTTGGAGGAATAGGATATGAGTTGTAA
- a CDS encoding YcxB family protein: protein MIIYYSNTKEDYIEINKFIMKNKIYKFVFDKKELYKCHMTHYFGYARYLAFLYCVIGLLYTYIIYKDFSYVYNYILPSLFTGLAGYLLIDSILAINLNKSLNKLIKQKPYILGKKSITIEDDYLIFSNNSNEDIKVNLNDICKIVKNEYNIYIFFNGYKYFQVIPYSAFKDIDERKQFLEILG, encoded by the coding sequence ATGATTATATATTATAGTAATACAAAAGAAGATTATATTGAGATAAATAAGTTTATTATGAAAAATAAAATATATAAATTTGTATTTGATAAGAAAGAGTTGTATAAATGTCATATGACACATTATTTTGGTTATGCTCGATATTTAGCATTTTTATATTGTGTAATCGGATTGCTATATACATATATAATATATAAAGACTTTTCATATGTATATAACTATATATTACCTAGCTTATTTACTGGATTAGCTGGATATTTACTAATAGATAGCATTTTAGCTATAAACTTAAATAAATCCTTAAATAAACTGATAAAGCAAAAACCTTATATTTTAGGGAAGAAATCTATAACAATAGAAGATGATTATTTAATATTTTCTAATAATTCAAATGAAGATATAAAAGTTAATTTAAATGATATATGTAAAATTGTTAAAAATGAGTATAATATTTATATTTTTTTTAATGGATATAAATATTTTCAAGTTATTCCTTACTCAGCATTTAAAGATATAGACGAAAGAAAACAATTTTTAGAAATATTAGGATGA